From the Vanacampus margaritifer isolate UIUO_Vmar chromosome 14, RoL_Vmar_1.0, whole genome shotgun sequence genome, the window ttagggatgttcgataccacttttttgggACCGATACCAGCACGGGTACTCtattcttgagtagtcaccgatatcaATACCAAGTAGtagataccactagtatttttaatgtataaaattCCCCAAGCAAAACAATGACATATCTCACCCATCTCTATATAATTTAAAGTACAATGACGattataattttaaattctattgtaatttacaaaatactgtttgtttgttttttcatctcAGTGTCATTTAAAGTGCGTGTGACCGACCCAGTCGTACTCGTTGACGTCGACGCCGCAGTCGATGAGCATCTTGACTATGTCCGTGTAGCCTTTGCTGCACGCCAGCGACAAAGCGCTCTCTCGTCCTTTGGCCAACAAATTCGGATCGACACCCTGCAcatgcatcattattattattattattattaaaaaaaagcaccatATCTGATCAtgtgcattttaatttttttacattctggagCAGAAACTCCACCACGGCAATCTGCCCGTGCGCCGCCGCCCACATGAGAGGAGTGAAGCCTTCCTCGTCTTGCGCGTTGATCACCGTCTCtttaagaaacaaacacaacaatgacatcatttatgaatactaaatataaaataataaacaaaacgcACAGAAACTTGACTTACgagtgaaattttttttttttttgggggggggggggggtcaaaatcCAAGCCATCAATTTCGTCTTTAGTTGCAAAGACTTACAGAAGCCTGCTAGCTTagtgctaacacacaatgcaaatagCCATAGCTGggctaatgaaactagcatcaatgctttgtatttttgtcGTCATTTCCAGACCACACGTGTACCTTGCTCAATCCTGCTGGCCAAGAAGACCATCTCGCCCTGAGCTGCCAgctgatggatggataaagCTGCCAAGACAAATACcagaaaataatattacaactGAATGCCAAAGGAGCGGTGAAAAGGCGCGGCGGCAGCAGGCATACAGTGCACGAGGAGCGGCGTGGAGGAGACCTCGTTGCCGCGGTGTTTGTTGGTGAGGGTGGTGGATTGCTTGATGGGCGAGAAGTGCTTGGTGGTGGACGGCGTGTACACGTGGCGCACCTGGATGCCCGCCGACGGCGACGTCTGGATGTTGCACTCAGCTGAAAAACACAACGTGCTGACGTTCACACATCACTCTGGTAATTAATAGTGGTTTCATGTCATAGGTGAAAATCCacgttaatatatatatatttttttaaaaaaaaagtaaatataaccGTGGCAGGTTTTCATAGCATTTTAAAAAGGACTTAAACACactttaaaccaataaaaacaatgaactacaatttatcattatcatcactGTTGTTGTCATGGTGACGAGCAAACCTTTGAAGAGCACGGAAGCGACCTCCAGGTCGGAGTTGACCTGGTCTTGGATGTTCTTGCTCTCCTCCTCGTTGAGCGATTTGACGAACCGAGAGCAGACGTTCATGTCGAAGCGGTTGGGCAGAATGAACTTGATGCCCATCGCCACGTTGGGGTTGCCCGCCTCGTCCGCGCCGCTCACCGGCAGCCCCTGCTCCGTCTTGATGGCACCCAGGTGGGGcaagacgccgccgccgccgcccaggCCCTCCATGTCGTCGGGCATGGAACCGGGGGTCCCCGCGGACGCCGAACTCGAAGCGATGTCCATTTGTCGGTCACCGACTCCAGATTGCAACGTTGTGAACACAACAGAAGCTAGGTCATATCGTCGCTAAACAAACAGTCGGTATGGTTGACGACCAAGGTGTAAAATATTACCataaaaataggaaataaatatatatatattaaaagcaCTTTCAAACAGCAAACACGTCTTATTAGTTTCAACACGAAAGACTGCAACAAAAGGCTACATTGACGGCGCCATCTTGTTTCCTTTGGCTTCTTCGTTTCTTGACAACACTTGCGCGTTCTTGAGCGCCCTCTTGAGAACAACAGGTTGCACTACAGGGACGATTAGATTTATTATTGGCTAAACGttgttaaaatcacatttaaaaaacttgTAGATTTTAATCTTGCGCCTCGTGTATTTTGATTTGGAGAAGCAATATTTTGTCTGGTTATTTGTGGTTGCATTATTTTAACTTCTGGGTATGTATTTTAAATGGTTTTGTGTACACACTTGTGTATATCACATTGAACAGTTTGTTGTAAATAGCTATATTTATCTGTATTtgcttttattctttttatttatttttgcattgtaATGCTCTAATGTGTGTCTGCTAGGTTAGCATTGTAAATGAAAATCTGTTTAATTGCCTTACCTAGTCGAATAAATTATATGTAAAACATATTCAACACAGTTAAGTTGTATTGTATTTAACTTCTAAATATAATAGGTTTACATGTA encodes:
- the ankra2 gene encoding ankyrin repeat family A protein 2 is translated as MDIASSSASAGTPGSMPDDMEGLGGGGGVLPHLGAIKTEQGLPVSGADEAGNPNVAMGIKFILPNRFDMNVCSRFVKSLNEEESKNIQDQVNSDLEVASVLFKAECNIQTSPSAGIQVRHVYTPSTTKHFSPIKQSTTLTNKHRGNEVSSTPLLVHSLSIHQLAAQGEMVFLASRIEQETVINAQDEEGFTPLMWAAAHGQIAVVEFLLQNGVDPNLLAKGRESALSLACSKGYTDIVKMLIDCGVDVNEYDWNGGAPLLYAVHGNHIRCVELLLESGADPTVESDSGFNAMDMAVAMGHRNVQQVMEAHLLRLLMGIRE